The Deinococcus koreensis genome window below encodes:
- a CDS encoding pilus assembly PilX N-terminal domain-containing protein, whose protein sequence is MTNPKNASETETEGFALVLSLLFTGIVLLIVATTAASLATGTRQSGADERQAYQALLVAESGLNSLPRRAAEYVRDHPYPGTPVVTVQVWLDGLRSYIEPSLAAGSTLTLTALASPADSFTATYRSANGTATKVIAQDYTLTPRTLPPGVRPRSAVTSLPGINVGNTAPSTGNGNGNGKAGGGSSGSASVSAVSANGGVITQVASGSPAMPLVGGTVNVTVASASGLRAGDYITIKGATFKVSTIVATTLGLTRVTGTTSATATTLSGDVGLLMSAVAAAYPIISSPTTIRLSNPSDYLVGEIVSIKGVYATITSMDRASGLATIVWSSTPPTTLDEGTPIYRDVTALRSGGVITPPTTLSAYTGSLNGTSTPDCTTLLCRGTSDPLLSPTGTSGSFTQMMLGMSDTELNDLVPLTTTTFPALNNGIMRINGTDFDAALKNKTASGVLIVDGNITSSVNGNTTFNGFIYVRGCTAKFVNGSFTLNGAMAIRGDTTCSPASTDITGNLSVNYSAVSLRQAMLNAAGSYKLDVIAGTWRQN, encoded by the coding sequence ATGACAAACCCCAAAAATGCGTCGGAGACGGAAACTGAGGGGTTTGCTCTGGTACTGTCCCTGTTGTTCACAGGCATCGTCCTGCTGATCGTGGCGACCACAGCGGCATCACTGGCAACAGGCACGCGCCAGAGTGGGGCGGACGAACGTCAGGCTTACCAGGCCTTGCTGGTCGCCGAAAGCGGCCTGAATTCGCTGCCCCGCCGGGCAGCGGAGTACGTGCGGGATCATCCCTATCCCGGAACCCCGGTGGTCACGGTTCAGGTCTGGCTCGACGGCCTTAGGAGCTACATCGAGCCCTCGCTGGCTGCCGGCAGCACGTTGACCCTGACAGCGCTGGCCTCTCCCGCCGATTCGTTTACGGCCACCTACCGGAGCGCCAACGGCACGGCCACGAAGGTGATCGCGCAGGATTACACCCTGACGCCGCGTACCCTGCCTCCGGGCGTGCGGCCCCGCTCCGCGGTCACGTCCCTGCCGGGCATCAACGTGGGGAATACAGCCCCGAGTACGGGCAACGGGAACGGCAATGGCAAAGCCGGCGGAGGCAGCAGCGGCAGCGCCTCGGTCTCGGCCGTGTCGGCCAATGGTGGCGTGATCACCCAGGTGGCCAGTGGCTCCCCGGCCATGCCCCTGGTGGGAGGAACCGTCAACGTGACTGTGGCGAGCGCCTCTGGACTCCGGGCAGGCGACTACATCACGATCAAGGGCGCCACGTTCAAGGTCAGTACCATCGTGGCCACCACCCTGGGCCTCACGCGTGTCACAGGGACGACGAGCGCCACGGCCACCACGCTCTCGGGAGACGTTGGCCTGCTGATGAGCGCGGTGGCGGCCGCGTATCCGATCATCAGCTCCCCGACGACCATCCGGCTCTCCAACCCCTCGGACTATCTCGTGGGTGAAATCGTCAGTATCAAGGGGGTGTACGCCACCATCACCTCGATGGACAGGGCGTCCGGACTGGCGACCATCGTCTGGAGTAGCACGCCGCCCACCACCCTTGATGAGGGCACACCGATCTACAGGGATGTCACGGCACTCAGGAGCGGTGGGGTCATCACGCCACCGACGACCCTCAGCGCCTACACAGGCTCCCTGAATGGAACCAGCACGCCTGACTGCACTACCCTGCTCTGTCGGGGCACGTCTGATCCGCTGCTCTCGCCCACCGGCACGTCGGGATCGTTTACACAGATGATGCTCGGCATGAGCGACACGGAACTGAACGACCTCGTGCCCCTGACGACCACGACATTTCCGGCGCTCAACAACGGCATCATGAGGATCAACGGAACCGACTTCGACGCCGCTCTGAAAAACAAGACCGCGTCAGGGGTGTTGATCGTCGACGGTAACATCACCTCCAGCGTCAACGGAAACACGACCTTCAACGGGTTCATCTACGTCCGGGGCTGCACCGCCAAATTCGTGAACGGGAGCTTCACGCTCAATGGAGCCATGGCGATTCGTGGTGATACCACCTGCAGTCCGGCTTCGACGGATATCACCGGAAACCTGAGTGTCAATTACAGCGCCGTCAGTTTGCGGCAGGCCATGCTGAACGCCGCAGGAAGCTACAAACTCGACGTGATCGCAGGCACATGGCGCCAGAACTGA
- a CDS encoding peptidase C39 family protein, which yields MKLATLAALFTLALPGSAGALTMTYPHSTTIIHERAADWVGAELRSVQVQGATLALTAGATSGSFTSLPLTVPAFDELVPSWNGVTAGAGSLTVEVRARVGGGWSRWFSFGTWSARGDRASLDGQKDATGEVLTDTLRLSRKATTYQYRVSLRGAGTAVRLLAFSTSERSRHAAGLGQGGNRAAWGKVVDVPQRSQMIYPDGGEVWCSPTSVSMILAKYGVDVTVPQAARGTFDRVYGGTGNWPFNTAYAGSLGLRAYVTRLPNLAAAEAFTAGGTPLAVSLGWKVGELPGAPIPSSDGHLMVLVGFDAQGNPVLNDPAAPDNASVRRPYPRAAFEKLWLTHSGGLSYVLTTN from the coding sequence ATGAAACTCGCGACCCTTGCCGCCCTGTTCACGCTGGCCCTGCCGGGCAGCGCGGGAGCCCTGACCATGACCTATCCGCACAGCACGACCATCATTCACGAGCGGGCCGCCGACTGGGTGGGAGCGGAGCTGCGGAGCGTGCAGGTGCAGGGGGCCACCCTGGCCCTGACGGCCGGCGCGACCTCCGGCAGCTTCACCTCGCTTCCCCTGACCGTCCCGGCCTTCGACGAACTGGTGCCCTCGTGGAACGGCGTGACCGCCGGCGCCGGCAGCCTGACGGTGGAGGTGCGGGCCCGGGTGGGCGGCGGCTGGTCGCGCTGGTTCAGCTTCGGCACCTGGAGTGCCCGCGGTGACCGCGCCAGTCTGGACGGGCAGAAGGACGCGACCGGAGAGGTGCTCACGGACACCCTGCGCCTGAGCCGCAAGGCCACCACGTACCAGTACCGGGTGAGCCTGCGCGGCGCGGGCACGGCGGTGCGCCTGCTGGCCTTCAGCACCTCCGAGCGCAGCCGGCACGCGGCGGGCCTGGGGCAGGGTGGCAACCGCGCCGCCTGGGGCAAGGTCGTGGACGTGCCCCAGCGCTCCCAGATGATCTACCCCGATGGAGGCGAGGTGTGGTGCAGCCCCACCAGCGTCTCGATGATCCTGGCGAAGTACGGCGTGGACGTGACGGTTCCGCAGGCCGCCAGGGGCACCTTCGACCGGGTGTACGGCGGCACCGGCAACTGGCCCTTCAACACCGCCTACGCGGGCTCGCTGGGCCTGCGCGCCTACGTGACCAGACTGCCGAACCTCGCGGCGGCCGAGGCCTTCACCGCGGGCGGCACGCCCCTGGCGGTCAGCCTGGGCTGGAAGGTGGGCGAACTGCCGGGCGCCCCGATCCCCTCCAGCGACGGTCACCTGATGGTGCTGGTCGGCTTCGACGCCCAGGGCAACCCGGTGCTGAACGACCCGGCCGCGCCGGACAACGCCAGCGTGCGCCGTCCCTACCCGCGCGCCGCCTTCGAGAAGCTGTGGCTGACCCACTCGGGCGGGCTGAGCTACGTGCTGACAACGAACTGA
- a CDS encoding type II secretion system protein: MIAHPGAGLTLVEVLVSIAIFTVLSVAVLGSLPGILKVNRATRDDQGVTVSAKAYLESARAQFNNPTRTTNPATGAVTTAGQTNFDAGTLPAVPGSSQMNGYTCEPVLSAQVTSPAATGAIVTVKRLTLTCAQTSKPTQTFVIDFARPL; the protein is encoded by the coding sequence GTGATCGCGCATCCCGGTGCAGGTCTGACGCTGGTCGAGGTGCTGGTCTCCATCGCCATCTTTACCGTCCTGTCGGTGGCGGTGCTGGGGTCACTCCCCGGCATCCTGAAGGTCAACAGGGCCACCCGCGACGACCAGGGGGTGACGGTGTCGGCCAAGGCGTATCTGGAGAGTGCCCGGGCACAGTTCAATAATCCCACCCGCACGACCAACCCGGCGACCGGGGCAGTCACAACCGCCGGGCAGACGAACTTCGACGCGGGAACGCTGCCAGCCGTGCCGGGCAGCAGCCAGATGAACGGCTACACCTGTGAGCCTGTCCTGAGCGCTCAGGTCACCTCCCCGGCGGCCACCGGGGCGATCGTGACCGTCAAGCGGCTGACCCTGACCTGCGCCCAGACCAGCAAGCCGACCCAGACCTTCGTGATCGACTTCGCGAGGCCGCTGTGA
- a CDS encoding pilus assembly FimT family protein, whose amino-acid sequence MAPELMGVAGAESGVTLIELLMVIAVVGILLAIGVANYARWRATSAVMQGAQEFTQAVRTTRSGAKRANACWQISLMASSASNTQYQVKEYSGSSCPTGTTPAPTRTRVYDMPAGTQLIRVDGAGALSTTASVINFVPPYATSDSVPDNFQSRWIANTSIKRDIRVTGLFGKVIVR is encoded by the coding sequence ATGGCGCCAGAACTGATGGGCGTCGCGGGGGCCGAGAGCGGCGTCACGCTGATCGAACTGCTGATGGTGATAGCGGTGGTCGGCATCCTGCTGGCAATCGGGGTGGCCAACTATGCCCGGTGGCGCGCCACCTCGGCCGTGATGCAGGGGGCTCAGGAGTTCACGCAGGCTGTTCGCACCACCCGCAGCGGGGCCAAACGGGCCAATGCCTGCTGGCAGATCTCTCTGATGGCCTCTTCGGCGAGCAACACGCAGTATCAGGTCAAGGAGTACAGCGGATCGAGCTGTCCGACGGGCACAACGCCTGCGCCCACGAGAACCCGCGTCTATGACATGCCGGCGGGCACCCAGCTCATCCGTGTAGACGGTGCCGGAGCACTGTCCACGACCGCCTCCGTCATCAATTTCGTGCCGCCCTACGCCACCTCAGATAGCGTCCCCGATAACTTCCAGTCACGCTGGATCGCCAATACCTCCATCAAGCGGGACATCCGGGTCACCGGTCTCTTCGGCAAGGTGATCGTCCGGTGA
- a CDS encoding GGDEF domain-containing protein: MSRAIPPPDPTPRTLTPTQALQATFRSRLLLLFALLLTQVLTVSAVLWGERQNAERAVQASATASLDQLVRVTADNIRSYMQSATQIVSINSENIRAGQLSAGDPSGLSVTFQTMLDVMPQLNGVLIGHPDGRFVFVRRDGPDDSGRFVRVIETRPARTVLTTRLDARGVVTDQSAAPDPYDPRTRPWYRQAVARPGEVVWTAPYVFASSRQPGITVARALPDAPGGPVVLGADVQLRNLAVFLKGVQITPHGRAFVTDSAGHAIATSRDWPVSIRERVPTLEEVADPALRVLLGAGGTGRLSSGNHRYSVDGQRYTAVVKPVQLQPGVRWLVGVYAPESDFSLGLQPSNRVRVISIALACLLSALLAWPLLARAVRPMSTLQHQATTDPLTGLRNRASFLAQLDEALSRPRDTDPGRCLGVAIFDLDGFKQINDRYGHAAGDEVLLAVGARMLAAVRPGDTLGRLGGDEFALLAVGASREEVRLRVEGVLAALIRRPVVVGEQAHPVRATAGLSFHDPAEPLTEPHPRTTLMARADAALIAGKQREKGRVWVAGESTLATIFL, encoded by the coding sequence ATGAGCCGCGCCATCCCCCCGCCAGATCCCACGCCCCGTACCCTGACGCCCACCCAGGCCCTGCAGGCCACCTTCCGGTCGCGGCTGCTGCTGCTGTTCGCCCTGCTGCTGACCCAGGTGCTGACCGTCTCGGCGGTGCTGTGGGGCGAGCGCCAGAACGCGGAGCGGGCGGTGCAGGCCAGCGCGACCGCCTCGCTGGATCAGCTGGTGCGGGTCACGGCGGACAACATCCGCAGCTACATGCAGTCCGCGACCCAGATCGTGAGCATCAATTCCGAGAACATCCGGGCCGGGCAGCTCAGCGCGGGTGACCCGTCGGGGCTCAGCGTGACCTTCCAGACCATGCTGGACGTGATGCCTCAGCTCAACGGCGTGCTGATCGGGCACCCCGACGGCCGCTTCGTCTTCGTGCGCCGCGACGGCCCGGACGACTCGGGGCGCTTCGTGCGCGTGATCGAGACTCGGCCCGCGCGCACCGTGCTCACCACACGTCTGGACGCCCGGGGGGTGGTCACGGATCAGAGCGCCGCCCCCGACCCCTACGACCCCCGAACCCGCCCCTGGTACCGGCAGGCCGTGGCCCGGCCCGGTGAGGTGGTCTGGACGGCGCCCTACGTGTTCGCCTCCTCCCGGCAGCCGGGCATTACGGTGGCGCGGGCGCTGCCCGACGCGCCGGGCGGGCCGGTGGTGCTGGGCGCGGACGTGCAGCTGCGGAATCTCGCCGTGTTCCTGAAAGGCGTTCAGATCACGCCCCATGGCCGGGCCTTCGTGACCGACAGCGCCGGCCACGCCATCGCCACCTCGCGCGACTGGCCGGTCAGCATCCGCGAGCGCGTGCCCACCCTGGAAGAGGTGGCGGATCCGGCCCTGCGGGTGCTGCTGGGTGCCGGCGGCACCGGCCGGCTGAGCAGCGGCAACCACCGCTACTCGGTCGACGGCCAGCGGTACACGGCGGTGGTCAAGCCGGTGCAGCTGCAGCCGGGCGTGCGCTGGCTGGTGGGCGTCTATGCCCCGGAGTCCGACTTCTCGCTCGGGCTGCAGCCGAGCAACCGCGTCCGGGTGATCTCCATCGCGCTGGCCTGCCTGCTCAGCGCCCTGCTGGCCTGGCCGCTGCTGGCCCGCGCGGTGCGGCCCATGAGCACGCTGCAGCATCAGGCGACCACCGACCCACTGACCGGCCTGCGCAACCGCGCCAGCTTCCTGGCCCAGCTCGACGAGGCCCTGAGCCGCCCCCGCGACACCGACCCGGGGCGCTGCCTGGGCGTCGCCATTTTCGATCTGGACGGCTTCAAGCAGATCAACGACCGTTACGGCCACGCGGCAGGCGACGAGGTGCTGCTTGCCGTGGGCGCGCGGATGCTGGCCGCCGTGCGTCCCGGAGACACGCTGGGCCGACTGGGCGGCGACGAATTCGCGCTGCTGGCCGTGGGCGCCTCGCGCGAGGAGGTGCGGCTGCGGGTCGAGGGCGTGCTGGCGGCGCTGATCCGCCGGCCGGTGGTCGTGGGCGAGCAGGCGCACCCAGTTCGGGCCACAGCCGGGCTGTCCTTCCACGACCCGGCCGAGCCGCTGACCGAGCCGCACCCGCGCACGACCCTGATGGCCCGCGCGGACGCCGCCCTGATCGCCGGCAAACAGCGCGAGAAGGGTCGCGTGTGGGTCGCTGGCGAGAGCACCCTGGCCACCATCTTCCTGTGA
- a CDS encoding 2Fe-2S iron-sulfur cluster-binding protein produces the protein MTQSQTTQDVTIQVEGFGPIQARAGERLVLALERGGVDLLHRCGGKARCTTCRVSFQEGEPGAMTAAEYDKLSEKGLLGEARLSCQIECAAGMSLTPLQTRTSTGLEPGTAPAEQIEPDPVWTTRPGASTEG, from the coding sequence ATGACCCAGAGCCAGACGACGCAGGACGTGACCATCCAGGTCGAGGGATTCGGCCCCATTCAGGCGCGGGCGGGCGAGCGGCTGGTGCTGGCGCTTGAGCGCGGCGGGGTCGATCTGCTGCACCGCTGCGGAGGCAAGGCCCGCTGCACCACCTGTCGGGTGAGCTTCCAGGAGGGCGAGCCCGGCGCCATGACCGCCGCCGAATACGACAAGCTGAGCGAGAAGGGCCTGCTGGGCGAGGCCCGGCTGTCCTGTCAGATCGAATGCGCGGCCGGCATGAGTCTGACGCCGCTGCAGACCAGAACGAGTACCGGCCTGGAGCCCGGCACCGCCCCCGCCGAACAGATTGAGCCCGACCCCGTCTGGACGACCCGGCCCGGCGCCTCGACCGAAGGATGA
- a CDS encoding adenine deaminase, with product MDAAGDAERRRLVRVARGQEPGDLLIRGAQVVQPATREIFEADVLVAGGRVAAVGASLQARRVVEARGAYLAPGFIDGHVHIESSLLTPAGFAQAVLPRGTTGVVAEPHELVNVLGPRGLEWMLEAGAASGLRVWASAPSCVPASEFETGGARVGAAEIARMLRVPGVLGLAEMMNYPGVLGGDEGVWSVLEAGRAAGRRLDGHASGVRGRDLQAYAAAGLHSDHEATTPEEATERLRAGLWLMVREGSAARNLEALLPVLRGRPRRAMLVSDDVSVDELLELGHLDRLLRMCVAGGLHPADAVGLVTCNPAEYWGLHDAGLVAPGYLADFVLLRDLVGFGVLETFVGGREAAAGGPSPALGGGGVALGERWPAATFDIPASWPVIQVHGEQITTGVGAPGTGDARLVIADRYGRGEWSACWTSGTGLSGGTLGISVLHDAHHAAFLGGSDADIRAAGQALEELGGGAVLIAGGQVRARLPLPYAGLMSDRPPQEVASALRQITDAARALGCVLPYPVTTLSFLGLTVIPALKLTPAGLLDVHAWTLLGTADTQAEHLR from the coding sequence ATGGACGCGGCGGGAGACGCGGAGCGGCGGCGACTGGTGCGGGTGGCGCGTGGGCAGGAGCCCGGCGACCTGCTGATCCGCGGGGCGCAGGTCGTGCAGCCGGCCACCCGGGAGATCTTCGAAGCCGATGTCCTGGTCGCCGGTGGGCGGGTGGCCGCCGTGGGCGCGAGTCTGCAGGCCCGCCGGGTCGTCGAGGCGCGCGGGGCGTACCTGGCGCCGGGCTTCATCGACGGGCACGTGCATATCGAGTCGAGCCTGCTCACGCCGGCGGGCTTCGCGCAGGCGGTGTTGCCCCGCGGCACGACCGGCGTGGTGGCCGAGCCGCACGAGCTGGTGAACGTGCTGGGCCCACGCGGGCTGGAATGGATGCTGGAGGCCGGGGCCGCGTCCGGGCTGCGGGTCTGGGCCTCGGCGCCCTCCTGCGTGCCGGCCAGCGAGTTCGAGACCGGCGGGGCGCGGGTGGGCGCCGCCGAGATCGCCCGGATGCTGCGCGTGCCCGGCGTGCTGGGGCTGGCCGAGATGATGAACTATCCAGGCGTGCTCGGCGGCGACGAGGGGGTGTGGTCGGTGCTGGAGGCCGGGCGCGCGGCCGGGCGGCGGCTCGACGGCCACGCCTCGGGCGTGCGGGGGCGCGACCTGCAGGCCTATGCGGCGGCGGGCCTGCATTCGGATCACGAGGCGACCACCCCGGAGGAGGCGACCGAGCGCCTGCGCGCCGGCCTGTGGCTGATGGTGCGCGAGGGCTCGGCGGCACGCAACCTGGAAGCGCTGCTGCCGGTGCTGCGCGGCCGCCCCCGCCGGGCCATGCTGGTCAGCGACGACGTCAGCGTGGACGAACTGCTGGAACTGGGTCATCTCGACCGGCTGCTGCGGATGTGCGTGGCCGGCGGCCTGCATCCGGCCGACGCGGTAGGGCTGGTGACCTGCAATCCGGCCGAATACTGGGGCCTGCACGACGCCGGCCTGGTCGCGCCGGGCTACCTGGCCGACTTCGTACTGCTGCGTGACCTCGTGGGCTTTGGGGTGCTGGAGACCTTCGTGGGCGGGCGCGAGGCCGCGGCGGGCGGCCCGAGTCCGGCCCTGGGCGGCGGCGGGGTGGCGCTGGGGGAGCGCTGGCCGGCGGCCACCTTCGACATCCCGGCGTCCTGGCCGGTGATCCAGGTTCACGGGGAACAGATCACCACCGGGGTCGGGGCGCCGGGCACCGGCGACGCCCGGCTGGTGATCGCCGACCGCTACGGGCGGGGCGAGTGGTCGGCCTGCTGGACCTCCGGCACCGGCCTGTCGGGCGGCACCCTGGGCATCAGCGTGCTGCACGACGCCCACCACGCGGCCTTCCTGGGCGGCTCGGACGCGGACATCCGGGCGGCGGGGCAGGCCCTGGAGGAGCTGGGCGGCGGCGCCGTGCTGATCGCCGGGGGGCAGGTGCGCGCCCGCCTGCCCCTGCCCTACGCCGGTCTGATGAGCGACCGCCCGCCCCAGGAGGTGGCGAGCGCCCTGCGGCAGATCACGGATGCCGCACGGGCCCTGGGCTGCGTGCTGCCCTACCCGGTCACCACCCTGAGCTTCCTGGGGCTGACTGTGATCCCTGCCCTGAAGCTCACCCCGGCCGGGTTGCTGGACGTGCACGCCTGGACCCTGCTGGGCACTGCGGACACCCAGGCGGAACACCTGCGCTGA
- a CDS encoding class I SAM-dependent methyltransferase — protein MRVATLEQLLDTLDRLFDDGSDWTRRNPREPVADHRVDHWAELFSRPDHPLTSDLPDSNLVDWRRRGLLPGGAGRTALGLGCGLGRNTRWLARQGYAATGIDLSPYAVRHARERSPAPDSTSDAIPGPTPDPIYAECDLLREAIPGGLYDLVYDSGCFHHLPPHRRLSYRTALASCLKPGGLFGICTFAPGRMGTEADDLTLLRRGRLEGGVAYSPDDLRAVFADLEPLDGGPLPSPEAGTEPVFWMDFLNAALFRRPG, from the coding sequence ATGCGCGTGGCGACCCTGGAGCAGCTGCTGGACACCCTCGACCGGCTGTTCGACGACGGCTCGGACTGGACGAGGCGGAACCCCCGCGAGCCGGTGGCCGACCACAGGGTTGACCACTGGGCCGAGCTGTTCAGCCGCCCGGATCACCCCCTCACCTCCGACCTGCCGGACAGCAACCTGGTGGACTGGCGGCGGCGCGGCCTGCTGCCCGGCGGCGCCGGCCGCACGGCGCTGGGTCTGGGGTGCGGGCTGGGGCGCAATACCCGCTGGCTGGCGCGGCAGGGCTACGCCGCCACCGGCATCGACCTCTCGCCCTACGCGGTGAGGCACGCCCGTGAGCGCTCGCCCGCACCCGACTCGACCTCCGACGCGATCCCCGGCCCGACCCCCGACCCGATCTACGCCGAGTGCGACCTGCTGCGTGAGGCCATTCCCGGCGGACTCTACGATCTGGTCTACGATTCCGGGTGTTTCCACCACCTGCCGCCCCACCGACGGCTGTCCTACCGCACGGCGCTGGCCTCCTGCCTGAAACCGGGCGGCCTGTTCGGCATCTGCACCTTCGCCCCCGGCCGGATGGGCACGGAGGCCGACGACCTGACGCTGCTGAGGCGGGGCCGGCTGGAGGGCGGCGTCGCCTACAGCCCGGACGACCTGCGGGCCGTGTTCGCCGATCTGGAGCCGCTGGACGGCGGCCCCCTGCCCTCTCCTGAAGCGGGAACCGAGCCGGTGTTCTGGATGGACTTCCTGAACGCGGCGCTGTTCCGGCGGCCGGGCTGA
- a CDS encoding PulJ/GspJ family protein — MKFQSGLTLVEVLVAMAILGIILVLITNWQMQTLQLTTKTNAGAEQLVELNDLSGYIGDRVRSASSVRRTGLTVNAASAVNAGKCDTTTPCLAVLALEEKVDTSSTPPTITRKWMRLVFRMEPRATWSGADKVPDDWADDASNKVMILREYRDICTITTVPAQTCEAFKASFLDAAFSGMSPALVTDSLTSVDQSGATILPFDFTATSATVTLKFQSKRNVRGVTTFSPGAAPYTLDVQARNVPYP; from the coding sequence GTGAAGTTCCAGTCGGGCCTGACCCTGGTGGAAGTCCTGGTCGCCATGGCGATTCTGGGCATCATCCTGGTGCTGATCACCAACTGGCAGATGCAGACCCTTCAGCTGACCACCAAGACCAATGCGGGGGCCGAGCAGCTGGTGGAGCTGAACGATCTGAGCGGCTATATAGGAGACCGGGTGAGGTCGGCCAGCAGCGTCCGTCGCACGGGGCTGACCGTCAATGCCGCGTCTGCCGTGAACGCTGGCAAGTGCGATACGACCACGCCGTGCCTGGCGGTCCTGGCCCTGGAGGAAAAGGTCGATACGTCGTCTACCCCTCCGACGATCACGCGCAAGTGGATGCGGCTGGTCTTCCGGATGGAGCCCCGTGCCACCTGGAGCGGTGCCGACAAGGTGCCGGACGACTGGGCGGACGATGCGTCGAACAAGGTGATGATCCTCCGTGAGTACCGGGATATCTGCACGATCACCACCGTGCCCGCGCAGACCTGCGAGGCCTTCAAGGCCAGTTTCCTCGATGCGGCCTTCAGTGGCATGAGCCCGGCCCTGGTGACCGACTCCCTGACGTCGGTGGATCAGTCGGGCGCAACGATTCTCCCATTCGACTTCACAGCCACCTCGGCCACGGTGACCCTGAAATTTCAATCCAAACGGAACGTGCGTGGCGTGACCACCTTCTCGCCCGGCGCGGCCCCCTATACCCTGGACGTCCAGGCCCGCAACGTCCCGTACCCGTAG
- a CDS encoding alpha/beta hydrolase, translated as MAVSVDGQQVTFTPPAGAVGLLGDMTDWHKQPPIPVTGGPVTLTLPRGAWVEYAWVDAAGEPFADPDNPVKSLNPWWPYPRAAVVGEYAKHPLWLLPDAARRGTAHRLSWPGEVFPGTRRAIVYTPHGHDPATPTPVYYVQDGVAFYRTGRLAEVMDRAVEEGLASGAVLVFVEPADRNEEYYLNDRYLDFLRQEVFPRVEGVHVSPGVRGLWGASLGGLISLYLGSRHPELFGRVVSHSGAFIARPGAASPDGVIDTTTAGEWLLSELARTPPAHLRISLDTGTLEWLTGPNRRLAGLLADLRQVHQYREYPSGHNWVTWQGALPEAFLFMQGR; from the coding sequence ATGGCCGTTTCGGTAGATGGGCAGCAGGTGACCTTCACGCCCCCGGCGGGCGCCGTGGGACTTCTCGGAGACATGACGGACTGGCACAAGCAGCCGCCGATCCCCGTGACGGGCGGGCCGGTCACCCTGACCCTGCCGCGCGGCGCGTGGGTCGAGTACGCCTGGGTGGACGCGGCGGGGGAACCCTTCGCCGACCCGGACAATCCGGTGAAGTCCCTCAATCCCTGGTGGCCGTATCCGCGCGCGGCGGTGGTCGGCGAGTACGCAAAGCACCCGCTCTGGCTCTTGCCCGACGCCGCCCGCCGGGGCACCGCGCACCGCCTGAGCTGGCCGGGCGAGGTCTTCCCCGGCACGCGCCGCGCCATCGTGTACACCCCACACGGCCACGATCCGGCCACGCCGACGCCCGTGTACTACGTGCAGGACGGTGTGGCCTTCTACCGCACCGGCCGGCTGGCCGAGGTGATGGATCGGGCGGTGGAGGAGGGGCTGGCGAGCGGCGCCGTGCTGGTCTTCGTGGAGCCGGCCGACCGCAACGAGGAGTATTACCTCAACGACCGCTACCTAGACTTCCTGCGCCAGGAGGTCTTTCCACGCGTGGAAGGCGTGCACGTCTCGCCCGGTGTGCGGGGCCTGTGGGGCGCCAGCCTGGGCGGACTGATCAGCCTGTATCTGGGCAGCCGGCACCCGGAGCTGTTCGGGCGCGTGGTCAGCCACAGCGGCGCGTTCATCGCCCGGCCTGGCGCGGCGTCCCCGGACGGTGTGATCGACACCACGACCGCCGGCGAGTGGCTGCTCTCGGAACTGGCGCGCACCCCGCCCGCCCACCTGCGGATCAGCCTGGACACCGGCACCCTGGAGTGGCTGACCGGCCCGAACCGCCGGCTGGCCGGGCTGCTGGCCGACCTGCGGCAAGTTCACCAGTACCGCGAGTATCCCAGCGGGCACAACTGGGTGACGTGGCAGGGGGCGCTGCCCGAGGCGTTCCTGTTCATGCAGGGGCGCTGA